In Streptococcus respiraculi, one DNA window encodes the following:
- a CDS encoding DegV family protein, whose product MSTIKIVTDSSTTIEPSLVEELGITVVPLSVMVDGVVYSDSDLREGQFLQLMRNSKKLPKTSQPPVGLFAETFANLAADGSQIIAILLSHALSGTVEAARQGATLSGVDVTIIDSSFTDQAAKFQVVTAARLTQAGASKEEILAAIEDVQQKTELYIGISTLENLVKGGRIGRVTGLLSSLLNIRVIMEMTGHQLHPITKGRGAKTFKKWLDEFAAGLVDKEVAEIGISYAGAPDFAQEMKAALQPFVAEDISVLETGSIIQTHTGEDAWAVLVRYE is encoded by the coding sequence ATGAGTACGATAAAAATTGTTACAGATTCTAGTACAACGATTGAACCCTCACTCGTTGAAGAGCTAGGTATTACAGTGGTTCCCTTATCCGTTATGGTAGATGGGGTGGTCTATTCTGATAGTGATTTGAGAGAAGGGCAATTCCTGCAATTGATGCGGAATAGTAAAAAGTTGCCCAAAACCAGTCAGCCTCCGGTGGGATTATTTGCCGAAACCTTTGCCAATCTAGCCGCAGACGGTAGCCAAATTATCGCCATTCTCTTATCGCACGCCTTGTCAGGGACAGTTGAAGCAGCTCGTCAAGGAGCGACCTTGTCAGGAGTGGATGTGACCATTATTGATTCTAGTTTTACCGATCAGGCAGCGAAATTTCAAGTGGTTACTGCGGCTCGCCTTACCCAAGCTGGCGCAAGTAAGGAAGAAATCTTGGCGGCTATTGAAGACGTTCAGCAAAAGACAGAACTCTACATTGGAATTTCAACTTTAGAAAATCTAGTCAAGGGTGGCCGTATCGGTCGGGTGACAGGCTTACTCAGCTCGCTTCTGAATATCCGTGTAATTATGGAGATGACAGGCCATCAATTACATCCGATAACGAAAGGCCGTGGAGCTAAGACCTTTAAAAAATGGCTAGATGAATTTGCTGCAGGTTTAGTAGATAAAGAGGTGGCAGAAATTGGTATTTCCTATGCAGGGGCGCCTGATTTTGCTCAGGAAATGAAGGCAGCCTTACAGCCTTTTGTGGCAGAAGACATTTCTGTCTTGGAAACAGGATCCATTATTCAAACTCATACAGGAGAAGATGCCTGGGCCGTTCTAGTACGCTATGAATAG
- a CDS encoding metallophosphoesterase, with translation MSNYFVIGDVHGKAGMLETLLEHWNEEEQLIFLGDLIDRGENGRAVLERVKDLVEQKQAICLSGNHEYMFLAWLDDPEARYDHYRRNGGDTTINSILGRPLNAPVDGIRDAKRVLAEAGDLVAFIRQMPFHVETEQLIFVHAGLDLTLNNWQDTTDYQKVWLRSPFHEAENKTGKGIVFGHTPTTYLTGEPMGSSKLWQTADGKIGMDGGAVYGGVLHGIRFTNGEITAHYAIPNDGFIASDD, from the coding sequence ATGTCCAATTACTTTGTCATCGGAGATGTCCATGGAAAGGCAGGCATGCTTGAAACGCTTCTCGAACATTGGAATGAAGAAGAACAGCTGATTTTTCTAGGTGATTTGATTGACCGTGGTGAAAATGGTCGCGCTGTTTTGGAACGGGTCAAAGATTTGGTAGAGCAAAAACAGGCTATTTGCTTATCTGGTAATCACGAATACATGTTTCTAGCCTGGCTAGACGACCCAGAAGCTCGATATGACCATTACAGACGAAATGGTGGCGATACAACGATTAACTCGATTTTGGGACGTCCCTTGAATGCTCCTGTGGACGGGATTCGTGATGCCAAACGAGTGCTGGCAGAAGCAGGCGACTTGGTTGCCTTTATCCGTCAAATGCCCTTTCATGTGGAGACAGAACAGTTGATTTTTGTCCATGCAGGGCTTGATTTAACTTTGAACAATTGGCAAGATACGACCGATTATCAAAAGGTTTGGCTGCGGTCACCTTTTCACGAAGCAGAAAATAAGACAGGAAAAGGCATTGTTTTTGGGCATACCCCTACGACCTATCTGACAGGAGAACCTATGGGAAGCTCAAAACTATGGCAGACAGCTGATGGGAAAATTGGCATGGACGGCGGTGCTGTTTACGGCGGTGTCTTACATGGTATTCGCTTTACAAATGGCGAAATCACAGCGCACTATGCGATTCCAAATGACGGTTTTATTGCTAGTGACGACTAA